In Drosophila bipectinata strain 14024-0381.07 chromosome 2R, DbipHiC1v2, whole genome shotgun sequence, one genomic interval encodes:
- the OSCP1 gene encoding protein OSCP1, giving the protein MANPRANVFLLVNLGCEMLYVIDQRLKAQNIAEDKSVQVIHDITTVMLEPKFIDSLLNGSKHTNAQLLTAEHCKFMLNDIATCSLMRLDEQSMAKLWNLMTMVYKWQLFVSRHQHHLLEITFRHLEAINRLYPDAKRHMLIDFTKNTLLDFWNASGEEAQQSIYQTNRAWLQCFNTKISLLIRLGFQAMDGSFIPDVDQDYFEDYVQSAGDNIYIKSAEQQEQRAKREPNSMDQLAAQLNINPSSGEDLQPINARQFQQQFEQAFGNVLFDEPTSTSSSSGCEFVQLQPTTPSGECKGGTSILNQNLLDLYSKMH; this is encoded by the exons ATGGCCAATCCTCGGGCGAATGTATTTCTCCTGGTCAACCTTGGCTGCGAGATGCTATACGTTATTGACCAGAGGTTGAAGGCACAGAATATTGCCGAGGATAAATCGGTGCAGG TTATTCACGATATAACCACGGTGATGTTGGAGCCCAAGTTTATCGACTCTCTGCTCAATGGATCCAAACACACGAATGCCCAGCTTCTGACTGCCGAACACTGCAAGTTCATGCTGAACGACATCGCCACCTGCTCCTTGATGCGACTGGACGAGCAGTCGATGGCCAAGCTGTGGAATCTCATGACCATGGTCTACAAATGGCAGCTGTTTGTGTCCCGTCACCAGCATCATCTCCTGGAGATCACCTTCCGGCACCTGGAAGCGATCAACAGGCTTTATCCGGATGCCAAACGACATATGCTGATCGATTTCACAAAGAACACCCTATTGGACTTTTGGAATGCCAGTGGGGAGGAGGCCCAACAGTCCATCTATCAGACGAATCGAGCCTGGCTTCAATGCTTCAACACCAAAATATCCCTGCTGATCCGTTTGGGTTTCCAGGCAATGGATGGCAGCTTCATTCCTGATGTGGACCAGGATTACTTTGAGGACTACGTCCAGTCGGCTGGGGACAATATTTACATCAAAAGCGccgagcagcaggagcagcggGCCAAACGGGAACCCAATAGCATGGACCAATTGGCGGCTCAGCTGAATATCAATCCCTCGTCCGGCGAGGATCTGCAGCCCATTAACGCCCGCCAGTTCCAGCAGCAATTCGAACAGGCATTCGGCAACGTGCTCTTTGACGAGCCGACGTCCACATCCAGCTCCTCCGGATGCGAGTTTGTCCAGCTGCAGCCCACAACACCGTCGGGTGAGTGCAAGGGTGGCACATCGATTCTGAACCAGAACCTGCTCGACTTGTACAGCAAAATGCACTAG